Proteins encoded together in one Oncorhynchus mykiss isolate Arlee chromosome 7, USDA_OmykA_1.1, whole genome shotgun sequence window:
- the LOC110527200 gene encoding coagulation factor X, with protein sequence MFRLSQTCFLLLLLHVVASEVFLNSDDANQVLNRRRRANSPFEEWRQGDMERECIEERCDREEAREIFEDDKLTTEFWNTYYDGDACVSKPCVHNGVCKDGIGMYTCFCLAGFQGYNCEIAIPELCENKNGDCDHFCHVKKDSVQCSCADGYYLDTDDKSCLSNEAFKCGFVVSKNTRSIFIYQPNTTATNTTEKTNMMEDPIRETAWNVTQQREIQFAFEDDVIEMVKEKPVFAEARGNTRIVNGEECPPGECPWQAFLVNHEDRGFCGGTILNKYFILTAAHCMNQTRSFYVVLGEFDTEVKDGREAIHQVEQVFIHRSYISTTYHNDISLVMLKDPIKFTQFILPACLPERDFAEKVLMKQHDGLVSGFGRVGEAKQPSTILLRLTVPYVPRATCLQSSQHKISNRMFCAGYDKEKKDACQGDSGGPHVTRYGDTWFVTGVVSWGEGCAREGKYGIYTQVSKYIDWIRAVMGKFLPKEGGKRKTRGAGRMHSMMWV encoded by the exons ATGTTTCGGCTGTCCCAAACCTGtttccttctcctgctgctgcacGTCGTGGCCTCCGAGG TCTTCCTGAACAGTGACGATGCTAACCAGGTTCTGAACCGGCGGCGGCGGGCCAACAGCCCATTTGAGGAGTGGCGgcagggagacatggagagagagtgtATCGAGGAACGCTGTGACAGAGAGGAGGCTAGGGAGATCTTTGAGGACGACAAACTGACT ACTGAATTCTGGAACACATATTACG ATGGAGATGCCTGTGTTTCTAAGCCATGTGTCCACAATGGCGTCTGCAAGGACGGGATTGGGATGTACACCTGCTTCTGTCTCGCTGGATTCCAGGGGTACAACTGTGAGATTG CCATTCCTGAGCTGTGTGAGAATAAGAATGGAGACTGTGATCACTTCTGCCACGTGAAGAAGGACAGTGTGCAATGCTCCTGTGCTGATGGCTACTATCTGGACACAGACGACAAGTCCTGCCTTTCcaacg AGGCCTTTAAGTGTGGCTTTGTGGTATCCAAGAACACCCGCAGCATCTTCATCTACCAGCCTAACACCACTGCCACCAACACCACTGAAAAGACCAACATGATGGAGGACCCTATCAGGGAAACGGCCTGGAACGTAACCCAACAGAGAGAAATCCAATTTGCATTTGAGGATGACGTTATCGAAATGGTGAAGGAGAAGCCAGTCTTTGCCGAGGCGAGAGGCAACACCCGTATTGTCAATGGGGAGGAGTGTCCTCCTGGAGAATGTCCCTGGCAG gcTTTCCTGGTAAACCACGAGGACAGGGGCTTCTGTGGAGGAACCATCCTGAATAAGTACTTCATCTTAACGGCAGCACATTGCATGAACCAGACACGCTCCTTTTACGTTGTCCTCG GAGAGTTTGACACGGAGGTGAAGGATGGGCGGGAGGCCATCCACCAGGTGGAACAGGTGTTCATCCACAGGTCCTACATCTCCACCACCTATCACAACGACATCTCCCTCGTCATGCTGAAGGACCCTATCAAGTTCACCCAGTTcatcctccctgcctgcctgcctgaacGAGACTTTGCAGAGAAG GTGTTGATGAAACAGCACGACGGGCTGGTGAGTGGGTTCGGCCGTGTGGGGGAGGCCAAGCAGCCGTCCACCATCCTGCTGCGTCTGACCGTGCCCTACGTACCCCGGGCCACCTGCCTTCAGTCCAGCCAGCACAAGATCTCCAACCGCATGTTCTGCGCCGGCTACGATAAGGAGAAGAAGGACGCGTGCCAGGGAGACAGCGGAGGACCCCACGTCACCCGTTACGGGGACACTTGGTTCGTGACGGGTGTGGTGAGCTGGGGCGAGGGGTGCGCCCGTGAGGGCAAGTACGGCATCTACACGCAGGTGTCCAAGTACATCGACTGGATCCGGGCGGTCATGGGGAAGTTTCTCCccaaggagggagggaagaggaagacgaGGGGGGCAGGTAGAATGCACTCAATGATGTGGGTTTGA
- the LOC110527204 gene encoding vitamin K-dependent protein Z produces MWIVMGSWRQWWFLSLSLLSSVLLVCSYGRVFRPPAYASTVFLRSKRANAFFLEEMLQGNLERECYEETCNYEEAREYFEDTPKTDTFWNVYVDGDQCKPNPCLHGGSCKDSIGGFTCSCTELYHGKNCEIDSAQCPTKGPFSCDHFCSPNFGAYQCSCTTGYKIHSDKRSCIPAVKHPCGRLQPTNQINVAYHVCPHNRCPWQVVFVDEAGAELCSGVILGPQAVLTSASCLYMGKKVHSMQTGASNNSVRIPLSTQLYVHNRHERGSLEDDLALVRLNEPLPFDTSVSHLCLPTKDFSENVLMSPGREGVARGPDKFRGQSHGPPVLSYLHAEGCRNQVNVSQPLTNKMFCMGSQKGFCGTKLTRFNETDLKPGLMRNCGLLSGTPVVTVERGTAFLTGLHLSPPTSHDCGQTLLFTKLSRYLQWIQQRVKMTEMRMTPQITHDPPGPYV; encoded by the exons ATGTGGATTGTAATGGGCTCGTGGAGGCAATGgtggtttctgtctctctctcttctgagcaGTGTCCTCCTGGTCTGCAGCTATGGGAGAG TGTTCAGACCCCCTGCGTACGCCAGCACGGTCTTCCTACGGTCGAAGAGAGCGAATGCGTTCTTCTTGGAGGAGATGCTTCAGGGGAACCTGGAGAGAGAGTGTTATGAGGAGACCTGCAACTACGAGGAGGCCAGGGAGTACTTTGAAGACACACCCAAAACT GACACTTTCTGGAATGTCTACGTAG aTGGGGACCAGTGCAAACCCAATCCCTGTCTCCATGGCGGCAGCTGCAAGGACAGCATTGGAGGTTTCACCTGTAGCTGCACAGAGCTGTACCACGGGAAGAACTGTGAAATAG ATAGCGCTCAGTGCCCCACCAAGGGGCCCTTCTCCTGTGACCACTTCTGCAGTCCCAACTTTGGAGCATACCAGTGCTCCTGCACCACGGGGTACAAGATTCACAGTGATAAGAGGAGCTGCATACCTGCAG TTAAGCACCCCTGTGGAAGACTCCAGCCAACAAACCAAATCAACGTAGCCTATCACGTCTGTCCACACAACCGCTGTCCATGGCAA GTGGTGTTTGTGGATGAGGCTGGTGCAGAGCTGTGTAGCGGGGTGATCCTGGGGCCTCAGGCAGTCCTGACCTCAGCTAGCTGCCTGTACATGGGAAAGAAAGTCCACAGCATGCAGACAG GTGCCTCAAATAATAGTGTGAGGATCCCTCTATCGACCCAACTGTACGTTCACAACCGCCACGAGAGAGGCAGTCTGGAGGACGACCTGGCCTTGGTGAGACTGAATGAGCCCCTTCCCTTCGACACCTCTGTCTCCCACCTGTGCCTGCCCACTAAGGATTTCAGTGAGAACGTGTTGATGAGTCCAGGAAGGGAGGGGGTGGCCAGGGGTCCGGATAAGTTCCGGGGGCAATCCCACGGCCCCCCTGTTCTCTCCTACCTGCATGCGGAGGGCTGTCGGAACCAGGTGAACGTCTCCCAGCCCCTCACCAACAAGATGTTCTGTATGGGGAGCCAGAAGGGCTTCTGTGGGACTAAGTTGACTAGGTTTAATGAGACAGACCTCAAACCAGGACTAATGAGGAACTGCGGCCTTTTGTCCGGGACCCCTGTTGTGACTGTGGAGAGGGGTACAGCGTTCCTAACAGGCTTGCACCTTTCGCCACCCACGTCACATGACTGTGGACAAACCCTGTTGTTCACCAAGTTGTCTCGCTACTTGCAATGGATCCAGCAGCGCGTGAAGATGACAGAGATGAGGATGACACCACAAATTACCCATGACCCACCTGGACCTTATGTGTAA